In Aptenodytes patagonicus chromosome 9, bAptPat1.pri.cur, whole genome shotgun sequence, the DNA window ATGTTTTGCTGGCTCCTAAAACAAGGTTGCTGTTTTGAAAAGTAGTACCCATGTTATCATAGTTCCCCAAAGCAGAAGCAATAGATTTCTGCCAAGGGTCATCTTAGCATATAGGTGTCTGTACTTGAATCATATAAAGGACACTCCTGCCACTGTCCCCCCAACCAGAAAGGTAAATGtaactataaatatataaataaatatatgaatatataaatatatacacatctTTTTTTTGTCAAGCAGTTTGAGTTTTAGTTTCCTGGTTGGTGTGTACCCTGGTAGTGGTAGGTTCCCTTATGACTTAGTCTGAGTCATTTTAGGCTTCCGCCCTCCTGTCCAGGCAGCCATGTTCCCCAGGAAGGAGTGTCACTAATTTGAACTTAACatgttcttttctcttccttttttgaaCCAAGAAGTATGTGAACACTGCAACCCATACAAGCTTTTCCTGCTTCTCGCCATCCCAGTGACTGCAGATTGGAGTTGCATCTCATGGAAAATTTCTGACGGAGGAATACGGGGCTACAAGAGAGGAGCAGGTGAAATCAGGTCCCAAAATCTCTTGAATCTCTGCTGAACCTTTTTCTCAGCTTTATGGAGTAGgatattttcagaagcatttagACCTTAAGCTGGTTAGATGTCCTCTTTAATTACAGGTAAAACTGCAAATAGAGTAGATGGTAAGAAATTAATTGAACAGATGATTCTCTAGGCTGAGACTGATAAACAACCACATGGGTACAGAGATTTTCTAACCAAATAAAGGCATGAAAATTGTGTGTAGTAAAATCACGAGCTTCAGGGAAACAGAGGTCAGAATGTTATAACCTGAAAAGAACCAAATTCAAACTCATGCCAATAATGTTGTTATAATTAGATCAATGTTAATAACAAgtagtaaaaaaccccacacacttcTACATGCATATATGCTTTTAAGCACCATTGTTTTGCAGAATGAACTATCAATGActgtaaaataagaatatatgTAAAAGCAAGCAATTACAGTGAAAGCAAAGACCTCgaaagaaaaggaacaagatAATATCAGAGCTCCCAGGGCTGTGTACACAGATCTCctgtttttaatgttaaattatgTAACATCCTAATGAAGCTGCCTACAAATGACAATGTAGGTGGAGCCACCTTTAAGCCATATATAAgactgtaagaaatattttttttttccccaacattgcCACTACCTCAGAATCAGGTATGCAGCATTGATTGCTCTGGTATGCTGTACTGTGCTTCTACAGATGCAAACATTGTTTCATATCATTAAAAGAGGGTTGTACTTTAGAATATGGTCTAGGATTTTGTTGACTGCGTTTAATTATTCTGGTTACTTGCATTTGAGGACTGGATGTTGAATTTGGATGTAACAATAGCAAAGTGTTCATATCGATTTAGCTGAATACAATGAAGCAGAAGAGATTTCTGTCATTAGGGTGTAAGAAAAATTAAgagctgcagaagacagaaaaagacatgCAAAAATCTCTTGAAGATAATGTTTCAGTAGAGAACAGATACTTCTCCTAGATGGGTCTAGTGGTCAATTACTTAATAATACAGATTAACTATAACTAATATTACCTTTAATTAATAATAACACATCTCATTACAGTTAAGAAGTCATGATTTCATAGTCTCAAAGATTTTCTACCTTgataagttccttttttttttttttctctctaggcATATAATTGTTTACCTGTTTCCAAAGTAGTCTACAGGGAAATGCAGGTGCATATGGCCCTAATCCatgtttttaattgaaagcaATTAATCAATTCAGCCAAGCAGCTAAATTGCTATGTGAGAAAGGGGATCAATCTGTGGTATAGAGTGAGATGGTCAAACCAGGTGCCTGCAGCtcttggaaaatatttgttttcagatttGTATACCTAAACTCTCCACCTCTTAAATGGGATATAAtgatatagaatagaatatttcagttggaggGGACTTACAATGATCATCTGTCTCACACTGGTAATGTAAAGATTTAGCGTGTTTCAtgaatcttaatttaaaatacagtggtGAGCTCCACAGAAAAGCTGGTAAGAAACTGAATAGTACAGACCTTGGTTGTTTAGCTCTTTAAGAGTACTCTCTCAGATCTTCTTGTATGTAGCATGCATGTTAAAACTTATTATTTAGAAAGCAATGCAAGGAGTAAGAGGAAGAAATATGTGTTGAATAAACacatattttcttaataaaaagaaacaaaggaaatgttttttaaaagttgaattaaaatacagaaggggaaaaaagcatactCAGCAGGAAATATGAAATAGAGTAGAAGTAACTCTTAAACTTTCCTCTTTTCACCCTCACTTAGGACTTCGGTTCTGCCCACACCTCTGGTAGTCATCATTGagacactttttttctgaaaaagaggaaggaaaaatcagcagcagctgccctgagTTCTCCATGACAAAGTAAGTGAAGAAAGGGAAGCGTTCCTGATTTACTCCCTGACTTGGAGAGACCAGGTCCGTTCTACTTGAGAGGGAGAagctgcagccctgggaaggaTGGGAATGCTGCTGAGAGCAGCCATGCTTATGAGTCCTCTTCTCTTCTGCAATGGTGAGTCTACGGAAAGGTCTCCAGCTTGGGGCAGTTCCTTCCCTGGCACTGGTGTGTCTGCGTGTGTTTGTACAGAGGTGGTTCTATTTCGGGAATAGAAATATGGCAAAAAGGCCAATGTCTTTGCATGCTGCTGCCTCGGTGTTCAGTTGTTTCAAATCCAGCGGCTGTGGAGTGCAACGGTGCATGAAGGTTATAGAAACGCTGCCCACGTACTTAGAGTACAAAGATCCCATATACATTGTGACGGTTATTTCACGGAGCACAGCAAGCAGCCCAGCACGAAGGGTCTGGTTAGTTCTTGTGTTCCCAGGAAGGGGGAGGTTTGGAAACCAGGCGAAAAGGGTAAAGAAGTGTCTATGGAAGCATAGGTTTAGCCCTAGGAGTGACAAAAACGTACTGGGACAAAGGCAACGGACCTCATTTTTATAGGAAAATTTAGAGAGTTTTAGACTTCTTTGATCTGTTGCTTAAATTCAGATTAGTCTGAAAAAGCAGTGTCTTTCAGAAGAGCAAACGggcagcaaaggagagaaaaccATAAAAACTGTGCTTTGCTGTTAACGTGTGGTGCTTTCCAGGAAAGCCCTGAGAGTGACATTGGGTGGCGGGGGCAGACGCCAGCTGTGACCAGAGAGCTGTGCAACTCAGGCTCAGGACAAACTCCTTCTCTGAGGTCTAAGTCATCCTAATTCTGGTCCTATGCTCTGTCTGGTGTTCACCTGCTTGCAGGTAAGCACCAGGCAGAGCATAAGAGCCAAACTGCACACGTGGCACGCATCAGTGCCCCTGGCAATCAGCTGTCTCCCATCTGTCTTCCTCCTGCCACATTGCTTTTTTTGTTAGCCCATCCTTGAACAGACAATCCCTCATCATCTACACTGACTGCCCATGCTTTTGACTTGGTGGATTCCACTTGCTGATGCTCTCACCACTGCTTCATCACCCAGGAGCTGCCTTCACcatgattgctttttttttaattttctttctccattgtttctgcagcttttctggaCCTGATTGGCCCCAATGAGATCAACGGCGTATGGAAGGGATCTACCACCTTGCCATGTGCCTATGTGCCTGTGAAGGACTTTGTGCAGCAAATGCTCATGTGGTCTGTGGTACATGACCAGAGCTCTGGCACTGTATTTCGGAGGGATAGCTCTGGTGACCACGTCCTCCGGTCCGAGTACAGGGACAGGGTCAGCGTCCTGAAGGACACCCCAGGGAACGTGTCTCTCCACATCCTGAACCTGGAGGTCTCTGATAGGGGAACCTACACTTGCCATGTCACCTGGAGAGCCAGCAACAACAGCCTGATAGCAAAAGAGATCACCATTAAAGTGGAAGTTGTTAAAGGTAAACCCAAGAAGGAAGCTGCGCAGGAGTAGAAGGCTTGGCTCAGGAAGGCTTTTAGGAATTGAATAGACCAGATAGGCAGTGACCACCCACTTCCGATGCAGGAGCGTTTTGCTGACCGGTGTCAGTCTCCGGCGAGAAGCGGCAAATAGGTTGGAAAGAGGAATTCTGCCCACAATACTGCGCCCTGCAGTTTGGGGGCTGAGGGAAGATTTGTGGCCTCTCGCTTACCAATTTGTCTCTGGCTCTACCTGTATCTGATGGCTCAATGTTTCCAAGGGACACGCACCAGAGGGGAAGTCCCTGGGAtattgcattgcttttctttGACAAACTTCATCAGCATGTGCCCAGGCACTCCCTTTGCCTGGGCAGCGGTGATTTATAGAGGAACAGGGATGGCATCAACCCAGCAGAGCAGGCCTTTGTGTAGGAGGTGCAATGGGTGGCATAGCTGGTACAGGCACAGCTAAGCCAAGCTTAACCTGTGCAAGAGAGGTGGCATGAGAGTGGTGGCCCTCTTCTTCCTGGGAAAGCACTGAAAGCCAGAGCGTGAACTGctgtggaggggggggaggaaccTTCCCCACTTCAGCCAGGGCCAGCGTGACCTGGGCCCCATCTGCTTTGTCTTCCAGTTGCAGTGACCAAGCCTGTCATCAGGGCCGGCGAGCTGGGGCTGACAGTCCCGGCAGGAGCCAGGACCAGCCTGACCTGTGTAGCCAGCGGGTCCCCCCCCATCAGCTACCGCTGGTTCAGGAGCGCCCCGGGAGGGAAAgccctgctcctgagcagccagGCCGAGCTGGCGTGGGACAGCGTGCGGCCTTCCGACACCGGGAAGTACTACTGTGAGGCAGAAAACAGGGTCAGGGCCAGGGCTGTGCAGCAGAGCGACACCGTTGAGCTGACAGTGAGAGGTGAGTCCCCAGAGCCACAGCCAGATGGAAAACATCTGGAGTCCTTCCGTACCAGAATGGAACAACGTTCCTACTTCCCTTCCCTGAAAGAAGAAAACGCAAAAAGCCTTGGCCTTCTGCACTCTGAAGCACTTCTCGACACTGTCTCTGGCTTTCTAtccttttttgtttcctgtattcagtttccctcctcctctttagAGGAACTGCTCTTTTCTGATGCGAAAgagtttttgtatttaaaacgCTTATATTTATTCctctttgtcttttttgaaaTTCTTGCTGGCTGTGTGATGCTGCCTATCACAGCATGTTACTAAGGCAAAAGCAGAGCAAGCTTAGATGAGGAATCAGGACTTCATTTTGAGTATCAGGAACATGAGTGGTAATTCAGTAGGTGAAAAAATCAAAATGGCCTTTGTTCCTTATGATTTGCTATGTGTTTCAGAAAAACACACTGCACTTCACACACTCTGTGCTCTGATGTATCCAGGCTCTGCAAGAAGATGCGTGATGGATGTCTTGTGGAAGACTCGTACTTTCCTTGGCTGGTAACTCAGTCATCAGAGCTGTGAAGTCTGTGATTGCAGAGCCAAGCACAGATACCACACGGTGACCTTTGAAAGAGGCAAAGCCTGCTGAGCTCCCAGTGGAATGAAGGTTATGGCTGAAGCAACGTGTTGTTTTTCACAGCAGTTGCACGTAAGAGTGTACAGCAAGGGAACAGGAATTAATGATGGCTGTGCTTGTTAATGCTGCTAGCACACGgtcccctgcctgtcctctgGTGGCTGGTTCTTTGTTGTCTTATCCCGCCAGTCGAGTTCTGTATTGCAGCAGCATCACAAACATGGTCAAACTTCTATGTGAGTCTCTCTCTTATTCACCTTGCAGATCTGCCCACAACAACAGTGGCCTCTCAGAGGGATGTGGGAACCACAGGGAGGGACCGCCCAACCACAGCTCCGGGTAACAGCAGTTACGGCTGACAGCAAGGACAAGGAGTCAGGGAGGGTTTGACGCAGCACCTAACAGTGGATTTTGTTGCTGGGGAATACAGTCTTGACAATATTATACTTTAGTCCATACGCCTCGGTTTTTAATCCAGATGTTTCTGAACATAGAACATCCTCCTTTCCTCAATCTCCAGCCTGCAGAGGGCTTTTAGCTTGCTCTTAGGGAGGTTGTGTCTCTGTATGAGAGACTCTGTATGTCTCAGGCCTGCTAGAAATACCATTTCCTAATTTGTAGACCATATAGGATGTTCTGGGTTCTGTccttttttgaagggctttttttcttgttttctggtcTTGAATGAAAGCCACTGAAGTGGGAGGCAGAGCTAGTATCTCTGGTGGCAGatacaagtgatgcaaaggctgCTTCAGACCTGACTGGAAACAGTCTACCTTACTAAGGACAGTTGTTTTGAGGGAGGGCTTGTGATTTCCAGTTTGTTTTTGTGGGATGTGGGAATTCAGACCTGGACTAGAGTAGGTCTGCTTGTGGAAGCTTTGTATTTTGGGGTTctgtttcatttgtatttatagcGCTCCACCAACCACACAGCAGGTTATGGGAATTGGCATCAGCGACCAGAAGCTAAGGGAAGATCTTAACAATTGTTCActattcttacagaaaaaaaccaaacggAGCTGGTGTTCAGAGGTACCTCAGTAATCCCTTGGACTCCATGGGGCTCTATTACATATACCACTCTTACAGGTATATGTGTATagacatacgtgtgtgtgtatatagttTGTGTATACATAGTATATATATTGTATAGATacaatatatagtatatatagtgtatatatagtaCTACTTTCTAGAGTTTGCCTATTTTCACTGCCTTGCAAAGGTGATGGAGACATTATCTTCTGGTCCTGCAGCTATAATCCCAGATCTCCTGGTGCTAAAATGAGGATTGGAAATACACAGTGAGCCTTTCATTACTGTTTGTTTTGCAGATCTGCCCATAACAATAGTGACTTCTGAGAATGATGTGGGATATACAGAAAAGAATTATACAACTCGGAGTAagtggaaagcaaaacaaagctaagAACGAGATTAGGGACCCAAACCGGCCACTCAACAGTCAGTACCTTCAGCCTCAAAATTAGTGTTCTGCCTTTTGGCTGCAAATTGTATTAATGCCTGTTCTTAAGGGACCCAGATGATTCATGGCGACTCTTTAAAAAGACTCTGGATGTttttataagggaaaaaaaaaagctttcatagtTGGAGCAGAGTTGTTGCTGTGTTCCCAAACAATAGTCCATTTTGATCTTTTCTTTGAGTGTCAAAGCAGGAACAGCAGAAAAGCCTCAGTGTGCAACTCAAGCAAATCTTCTATACCTCCTCTAGCTTTGCAGTGCTGTGGTAGGCTTAAACACGTTCCAAATACAACTGAACAGTGTCCTTGAATGAAAAGCTGAGACCCTTTATTTCCTGACGTGTAGTGCAACTATTCTGCCCAGCTCACAGCCTCAGTCATCCTCAGCATTAAGACACTCTGCCAGCTGTCTTTATGGCCGCAGTCCCTCAGCGAGATGTGTGCGCAGTAGCTGGCTCACACAAACGCACCTATTCAAAGCCACATGAGCAAGGAGCTGTTAGGATGGGGACAAGCAGGGACATACACGTGCAGTACAACCCTGCGTGCCCATGACAGGGCTGGCTGCTGTTGTCCTCAGGGAGGTGGTCAGCACCAtgtagctgctgctgctattgTGACCCAGGAGGGCTTCTCTGTTTGAAAGTCTTTTGCTGTATTGCTCTAGATTTCCAGAGGACTCATCTGCCCCTGCACCTGGTCATCCTGATTGCTGTGGTTTGCGGTGCTGTGGTTTTCCTTGTCATCTTTCTTATCATTTGCATTAGAAAGCCCAAAGACGGTGAGTAGAACGTTCTGGAAAACTTGAATGTGTTGTGCATGCCCAGCTTCATTTTACCTTTGAGGGTTTTGAGGGATGGGGCTGGTACTGTGCTCGCAGCTACCGGTAGCAGCTCTGGCACCTGCATCATACAGGCAGTTGATCAAAACGTGCAATGGATCAAAATAGGTGGTGGAAGATCTAAAGAGGTGGAGAAGCCCCTTTTCCTCAGGGAAAACCTGTCGCAGCAGTCGGGAAAGGCCTGCCAGGCGCCGGCCGGAGAGGACGCCCAGCGGGCAGCAATCGTCCCGGTCCTCCCCAGCCGCTCTCCAGGCCCGGCTGCCGGGCGCGCCgaggccgggccggccccgcggggcgctGGCAGCGGCTGCCGGCAGCGCGCACCAGCATGCAGCCAcggcccgccccagccccgctcctccgCCGCGGGAAGGGGCTGGCGCGGCAATGAAGCGTCCCCGTGCTGGTTCCGGGGGGGGGTCTCGGTCTCTGCCCCACCCCGGGCCGTCCCGCCGTGCTCGGCTTCTGCGCTGCGCTGTCCTCCGCTCTGGCACGGTTACTTAGGGACGGTTGTTTCCCTCTGGCCCTCAGGGACATCCCGTGGCTCTCAAACTTACATCCTCGACGGAGTTTGTCGATCAGATCTTTTAAGGTTTCTGGTAGCAAGTTAATCTTGTCCTGCCACT includes these proteins:
- the LOC143164478 gene encoding uncharacterized protein LOC143164478; the protein is MGMLLRAAMLMSPLLFCNAFLDLIGPNEINGVWKGSTTLPCAYVPVKDFVQQMLMWSVVHDQSSGTVFRRDSSGDHVLRSEYRDRVSVLKDTPGNVSLHILNLEVSDRGTYTCHVTWRASNNSLIAKEITIKVEVVKVAVTKPVIRAGELGLTVPAGARTSLTCVASGSPPISYRWFRSAPGGKALLLSSQAELAWDSVRPSDTGKYYCEAENRVRARAVQQSDTVELTVRDLPTTTVASQRDVGTTGRDRPTTAPEKNQTELVFRGTSVIPWTPWGSITYTTLTDLPITIVTSENDVGYTEKNYTTRNFQRTHLPLHLVILIAVVCGAVVFLVIFLIICIRKPKDAQVYEVKFHKSRAAASSRCKSTGYYEEPISSTENNYVMEAMKDKSSEEINTKKNEYDCVGNTQESVYEVGDTI